A window from Triticum aestivum cultivar Chinese Spring chromosome 6D, IWGSC CS RefSeq v2.1, whole genome shotgun sequence encodes these proteins:
- the LOC123145789 gene encoding 7-deoxyloganetin glucosyltransferase isoform X2: MEGAGEEKPHAVCLPFPAQGHITPMLSVANLLHAHGFHVTFVNSEYNHARLVRTRGAAVLAGSPGFRFATIPDGMPQPSGDVDDDVTQDIPSLCKSTLETCLGPFRRLLTELNDAASTGDHPVVTCIVSDLTMCFAMDAAKELDVPYVQLWTASTVSYLGFRYFRLLIDRGIVPLQGTIGSLSLWKEQEECLQWLHGKEPASVVYVNFGSITVMTKEQLLEFAWGLANSGRQFMWIIRRDLVRGDAAVLPPEFMEETAGRGFMASWCPQQEVLNHPAVGVFLTHSGWNSTMDSMCGGVPVISWPFFSDQLTNCRYQCNEWGVGMEIDNNVQRNAVTGLITELMQGESGKKMRKRAEEWREKAILATKPGGSSHRNFKELLRDVLLPKK, from the exons ATGGAAGGAGCAGGCGAGGAGAAGCCGCACGCCGTGTGCCTGCCGTTCCCGGCGCAGGGGCACATCACCCCGATGCTCAGCGTGGCCAACCTCCTCCACGCCCATGGCTTTCACGTCACCTTCGTCAACTCCGAGTACAACCACGCTCGCCTCGTTCGCACACGGGGTGCCGCTGTGCTCGCTGGCTCCCCGGGCTTTCGCTTCGCCACCATCCCCGATGGCATGCCGCAGCCGTCCGGCGACGTGGATGATGATGTCACGCAGGACATCCCGTCGCTTTGCAAGTCCACCTTGGAGACTTGCCTCGGCCCCTTCCGCCGCCTTCTCACCGAGCTCAATGATGCGGCCTCCACAGGGGACCACCCAGTCGTGACTTGCATCGTCTCGGACCTCACCATGTGTTTCGCCATGGATGCCGCCAAAGAGCTAGACGTCCCATATGTCCAGCTTTGGACGGCCAGCACCGTTAGCTATCTCGGATTCCGTTATTTCCGTCTCCTCATTGACCGTGGCATTGTCCCACTTCAAG GTACCATCGGTAGCCTCAGCCTGTGGAAGGAGCAGGAGGAGTGCCTGCAGTGGCTCCACGGCAAGGAGCCCGCCTCCGTCGTCTACGTAAACTTTGGAAGCATCACGGTCATGACCAAGGAGCAGCTCCTGGAGTTCGCGTGGGGGCTGGCGAACAGCGGCAGGCAGTTCATGTGGATCATCAGGCGCGATCTCGTCAGGGGCGACGCGGCGGTGCTTCCTCCTGAGTTCATGGAAGAGACGGCAGGCCGCGGGTTCATGGCGTCCTGGTGCCCGCAGCAGGAGGTGCTGAACCACCCGGCTGTAGGCGTGTTCTTGACACACAGCGGCTGGAACTCGACAATGGATAGCATGTGCGGCGGCGTGCCAGTCATCAGTTGGCCCTTCTTCTCGGACCAGCTTACCAACTGTCGGTACCAATGCAACGAGTGGGGTGTCGGCATGGAGATCGACAACAACGTCCAGCGCAACGCCGTCACAGGCCTTATCACGGAACTCATGCAGGGTGAGAGTGGAAAGAAGATGAGGAAGAGGGCAGAGGAATGGCGGGagaaggcaatcttggcgaccaAGCCCGGCGGTTCGTCTCACCGCAATTTCAAAGAGCTCCTCCGTGATGTACTTCTGCCTAAGAAATAG
- the LOC123145789 gene encoding 7-deoxyloganetin glucosyltransferase isoform X1 encodes MEGAGEEKPHAVCLPFPAQGHITPMLSVANLLHAHGFHVTFVNSEYNHARLVRTRGAAVLAGSPGFRFATIPDGMPQPSGDVDDDVTQDIPSLCKSTLETCLGPFRRLLTELNDAASTGDHPVVTCIVSDLTMCFAMDAAKELDVPYVQLWTASTVSYLGFRYFRLLIDRGIVPLQDVKQLTDGYLDTPVEDVPGLTNMRLRDFPSFIMNPDDYMVGYAIKVTESAARASAVIVNSFDDLEGEAVEAMEALLGRPKVYTIGPLTLLAPRSTGTIGSLSLWKEQEECLQWLHGKEPASVVYVNFGSITVMTKEQLLEFAWGLANSGRQFMWIIRRDLVRGDAAVLPPEFMEETAGRGFMASWCPQQEVLNHPAVGVFLTHSGWNSTMDSMCGGVPVISWPFFSDQLTNCRYQCNEWGVGMEIDNNVQRNAVTGLITELMQGESGKKMRKRAEEWREKAILATKPGGSSHRNFKELLRDVLLPKK; translated from the exons ATGGAAGGAGCAGGCGAGGAGAAGCCGCACGCCGTGTGCCTGCCGTTCCCGGCGCAGGGGCACATCACCCCGATGCTCAGCGTGGCCAACCTCCTCCACGCCCATGGCTTTCACGTCACCTTCGTCAACTCCGAGTACAACCACGCTCGCCTCGTTCGCACACGGGGTGCCGCTGTGCTCGCTGGCTCCCCGGGCTTTCGCTTCGCCACCATCCCCGATGGCATGCCGCAGCCGTCCGGCGACGTGGATGATGATGTCACGCAGGACATCCCGTCGCTTTGCAAGTCCACCTTGGAGACTTGCCTCGGCCCCTTCCGCCGCCTTCTCACCGAGCTCAATGATGCGGCCTCCACAGGGGACCACCCAGTCGTGACTTGCATCGTCTCGGACCTCACCATGTGTTTCGCCATGGATGCCGCCAAAGAGCTAGACGTCCCATATGTCCAGCTTTGGACGGCCAGCACCGTTAGCTATCTCGGATTCCGTTATTTCCGTCTCCTCATTGACCGTGGCATTGTCCCACTTCAAG ATGTGAAACAGCTGACAGATGGATACCTTGACACCCCGGTGGAGGATGTACCGGGGCTGACGAACATGAGACTTAGGGACTTCCCTAGCTTCATCATGAACCCAGATGACTACATGGTGGGGTATGCCATCAAAGTAACCGAGAGTGCGGCCAGGGCTTCCGCCGTAATCGTCAACAGTTTTGACGACCTCgagggcgaggcggtggaggccaTGGAAGCGCTCCTTGGCAGACCCAAGGTCTACACAATCGGCCCGCTCACTCTGCTAGCCCCGCGCTCGACAGGTACCATCGGTAGCCTCAGCCTGTGGAAGGAGCAGGAGGAGTGCCTGCAGTGGCTCCACGGCAAGGAGCCCGCCTCCGTCGTCTACGTAAACTTTGGAAGCATCACGGTCATGACCAAGGAGCAGCTCCTGGAGTTCGCGTGGGGGCTGGCGAACAGCGGCAGGCAGTTCATGTGGATCATCAGGCGCGATCTCGTCAGGGGCGACGCGGCGGTGCTTCCTCCTGAGTTCATGGAAGAGACGGCAGGCCGCGGGTTCATGGCGTCCTGGTGCCCGCAGCAGGAGGTGCTGAACCACCCGGCTGTAGGCGTGTTCTTGACACACAGCGGCTGGAACTCGACAATGGATAGCATGTGCGGCGGCGTGCCAGTCATCAGTTGGCCCTTCTTCTCGGACCAGCTTACCAACTGTCGGTACCAATGCAACGAGTGGGGTGTCGGCATGGAGATCGACAACAACGTCCAGCGCAACGCCGTCACAGGCCTTATCACGGAACTCATGCAGGGTGAGAGTGGAAAGAAGATGAGGAAGAGGGCAGAGGAATGGCGGGagaaggcaatcttggcgaccaAGCCCGGCGGTTCGTCTCACCGCAATTTCAAAGAGCTCCTCCGTGATGTACTTCTGCCTAAGAAATAG